A stretch of the Leishmania donovani BPK282A1 complete genome, chromosome 21 genome encodes the following:
- a CDS encoding calpain, putative → MGTKQSPYTYPDTLTHTRTESEPFAAMPSNAELYIYYCRRSACHPNSAVKRYLDDTASSSLEVVDVSANYLGTRGLIPVLDLVKNTKTVHTLDLSNNMMELEHVEHLAYCLALHPCMRTVRLCNDGLHDGHVDALLQLLAENASIEHVSVEGNNLTAASVQAIARALEKSKAVRAQRRREEEEHDSYLKSHTPRARLSFQARLSDHISAAESGGYTHYATWWKNPQYSVKLSRSSRVSFVLECAHAEAANQVGMLLMRHDGVHRVVEILADTLVVESSIEDQRCAMEAHLRMDESYVVMPFSFNVGRAVDFTLVATLRNDHTAQEEGWITVERLNARYDWCMRTVEAAWTSDNAGGGPDCLSWRRNDMYHLTCANTAAAAGQQQQPSFMATVHVLLMKEADPYENDSRAIGLDVVTYDVHNATAPPLLCTPEVVRASHSHQRKTFISLQFSMPVAELDVFVVPSTAEARQTGTYSITVFSSVSVDFARSAFPHGWRYRTVTGYWDADCCGGCRQLYQSWKNNPATEVCVEDAAKSLVACVEVHAAEATTVAQSAEEKMATAAAEETPAAMERKAELEELRQRHRSSKREVCVAVVSCSPPSYAELAVSALSEKSAMAVASDIQQPVFVVPMLRHAAETGAYTLELFSSSSFVVCGATQSLAVRQRKAQLAAYSAENGRRAAQQNAEQQACRGGADLPALREERRAILDRLYATDLPFVDRDFPRGTSSLFLDPAGAPPLNFPAVTEWR, encoded by the coding sequence ATGGGCACAAAGCAGTCGCCATACACATACCCAGATACAttgacacacacgcgcacagagagtGAACCGTTCGCAGCAATGCCGTCCAATGCTGAGCTCTATATATACTACTGTCGGCGCTCTGCATGTCACCCCAATAGCGCGGTGAAGCGCTACCTCGACGACACAGCCAGCAGCTCGCTCGAGGTAGTGGATGTCTCGGCGAACTACTTGGGCACGCGCGGCCTTATTCCTGTCTTGGACCTCGTAAAGAACACCAAGACGGTGCACACGTTGGATTTGAGCAACAACATGATGGAGCTGGAGCATGTGGAGCACCTGGCGTACtgcctcgccctccaccCCTGCATGCGGACGGTGCGCCTGTGCAACGACGGGTTGCATGACGGCCACgtcgacgcgctgctgcagctgctggcggaaAACGCGTCCATTGAGCACGTTTCTGTAGAGGGCAACAACTTGACGGCGGCTTCGGTGCAGGCTATTGCACGGGCGCTAGAAAAGAGCAAGGCGGTGcgggcgcagcgccgccgcgaggaggaggagcacgacTCCTATCTGAAGAGTCACACGCCCCGAGCGCGTCTATCCTTTCAAGCACGCCTCTCCGACCACATATCGGCTGCAGAGTCCGGCGGCTACACCCACTACGCGACGTGGTGGAAGAACCCGCAGTACAGCGTGAagctctctcgctcgtcgCGCGTGTCGTTTGTGCTGGAGTGCGCCCATGCCGAGGCCGCCAATCAGGTAGGAATGCTGCTGATGCGTCACGACGGCGTGCACCGCGTTGTCGAAATCCTTGCTGATACCCTTGTTGTGGAAAGCTCCATCGAAGATCAGCGGTGCGCTATGGAGGCCCACCTTCGCATGGATGAGTCGTACGTTGTGATGCCCTTCTCCTTTAACGTGGGCCGCGCCGTGGACTTTACGCTGGTCGCCACCCTTCGCAACGACCACActgcgcaggaggagggctgGATCACGGTAGAGCGGCTCAACGCGCGGTACGACTGGTGCATGCGAACGGTGGAAGCGGCCTGGACGAGCGACAACGCCGGCGGAGGCCCGGACTGCCTTTCCTGGCGGCGCAACGACATGTACCACCTCACGTGCGcgaacaccgccgccgctgcggggcagcagcagcagccgtcttTCATGGCCACGGTGCACGTATTGCTCATGAAGGAGGCTGATCCGTACGAGAACGATAGTCGGGCAATTGGGCTGGACGTGGTCACCTACGACGTCCACAACGCGActgctccgccgctgctATGTACCCCCGAAGTCGTGCGCGCGTCCCACTCTCACCAGCGGAAGACCTTTATTTCGCTGCAGTTCAGCATGCCTGTCGCAGAGCTGGACGTGTTCGTTGTCCCGAGtacggcggaggcgaggcaGACGGGGACGTATAGCATCACCGTTTTCAGCTCGGTGTCAGTCGACTTCGCGAGGTCGGCGTTCCCGCACGGGTGGCGCTATCGCACCGTGACTGGCTACTGGGATGCCGACTGCTGTGGTGGGTGTCGTCAGCTGTATCAGTCGTGGAAGAACAACCCTGCCACGGAGGTGTGCGTCGAGGATGCCGCGAAGTCTCTCGTGGCATGCGTTGAGGTGCACGCGGCGGAAGCaacgacggtggcgcagagTGCGGAGGAGAAGATGGCTACTGCAGCCGCCGAAGAAAcaccggcggcgatggaAAGGAAGGCAGAGCTGGAGGAGTTGCGTCAACGTCACCGCAGCTCTAAGCGAGAAGTCTGCGTCGCCGTGGTGAGCTGCAGCCCGCCGTCGTACGCCGAGTTGGCCGTGTCGGCGCTGTCGGAAAAGTCAGCGATGGCGGTAGCCAGCGATATTCAGCAGCCCGTCTTTGTCGTACCAATGctccgccacgccgccgagACGGGCGCCTACACTTTGGagctcttctcctcttcttcttttgtCGTCTGCGGGGCAACACAGTCGCTCGCCGTACGACAGCGAAAGGCACAGCTGGCTGCCTACTCCGCCGAAAAcgggcggcgcgcagcacagcaaaacgcagagcagcaagcttgtcgcggtggcgccgaccTGCCCGCCCTGCGTGAGGAGAGACGGGCAATATTGGACAGGCTCTACGCGACTGACCTGCCGTTTGTCGACCGCGACTTCCCGCGCGGCACATCGTCCCTGTTTCTAGACCCGGCTGGTGCCCCGCCGCTAAACTTTCCGGCGGTGACGGAGTGGAGG
- a CDS encoding calpain, putative: MPFREHTCDPDALYYISASCSGPATVSIAHVTPNAVTTVAGQWDSNVGAPDSPLWRNNPQFFLSPVEAMEVTITLRTAHPTSGVRGFTVHNTQRCSSFLTFELATVVASAAADAVGGVPTCVVRLAGMKERRGMPYVVVPYSSGGAEDFSVEVTANRSVQLRPIDPRLDWHRVRQNVSISAEKGNAGGSLAFPSWRFNTQMALTFPVEREGRLFISARRLRSADPRVKVGMVLMRSCRTVSGGYRRLLVYAEADIVARSSERAGGEATLATEVNLSAGQGALVLLVHADQPYKEAEVEVSVYSAATVEVQPVVEWTKVLWEEGSWELGTTAGGSRTHFANWINNPFYGLSVIRSTKVVVLLLQYPRDREHPKVRRYGQKKAFLPPPIEFKERCTAIELSIVKYDKDLSEVASVNAGTAAEAYLVTELLPDQPYLLVPCTSEPQHDGDFKLFVFADHPIDLFEAEKPRLPYV; the protein is encoded by the coding sequence ATGCCGTTCCGCGAGCACACTTGCGACCCCGACGCGCTCTACTACATctcggcgagctgcagcggccccGCCACGGTAAGCATCGCGCACGTCACCCCcaacgccgtcaccaccgtGGCAGGGCAATGGGACTCAAATGTCGGTGCCCCTGACTCGCCGCTCTGGCGCAACAACCCGCagttctttctctctcccgtgGAAGCGATGGAGGTGACAATAACGCTGCGCACGGCTCATCCGACATCCGGCGTGCGCGGCTTCACCGTCCACAACACGCAGCGGTGTAGCAGCTTCCTTACCTTTGAGCTCGCCACAGTTGtggcgagcgccgctgcagatgcGGTAGGGGGGGTGCCGACGTGCGTGGTGCGTCTGGCCGGCATGAAGGAAAGGCGTGGAATGCCATATGTGGTGGTGCCGTACTCCTCCGGCGGAGCCGAGGACTTTAGTGTGGAGGTGACTGCCAATCGTTCAGTGCAGCTTCGACCGATTGACCCGCGACTTGACTGGCATAGGGTGCGGCAGAACGTGTCGATCAGCGCTGAGAAAGGCAACGCCGGCGGCAGTCTCGCATTTCCGTCGTGGCGTTTCAACACTCAGATGGCGCTCACGTTCCCCGTGGAGCGCGAGGGCCGTCTTTTCATATCTGCTCGGCGTCTCCGCTCCGCCGACCCACGCGTGAAGGTGGGCATGGTGCTGATGCGGTCCTGTCGCACCGTGAGCGGCGGCTaccgccgccttctcgttTACGCAGAGGCGGACATCGTTGCGCGGTCATCGGAAAGGGCCGGCGGAGAGGCTACTCTGGCCACGGAGGTGAACCTTTCAGCCGGGCAAggggcgctggtgctgttgGTCCACGCAGACCAACCGTACAAGGAGGCCGAGGTAGAGGTGAGCGTCTACTCGGCAGCCACCGTGGAGGTGCAACCAGTGGTGGAGTGGACGAAGGTGTTGTGGGAGGAAGGAAGTTGGGAGCTTGGTACCACCGCCGGCGGAAGCCGCACCCACTTCGCGAATTGGATCAACAACCCCTTCTACGGCCTCTCGGTAATTCGAAGTACCAAAGTTgtcgtcctcctcttgcAGTACCCCCGCGACCGCGAGCACCCCAAGGTGCGGCGGTATGGTCAGAAGAAGGCGTTTCTGCCGCCCCCAATAGAGTTCAAGgagcgatgcaccgccaTCGAACTGAGCATCGTCAAGTACGACAAGGACCTTTCAGAGGTGGCAAGCGTGAATGCGGGaaccgcggcggaggcgtaCCTGGTaacggagctgctgcctgATCAGCCGTACCTCCTCGTGCCGTGCACTAGCGAGCCGCAGCACGACGGGGACTTCAAACTCTTCGTCTTTGCCGATCACCCCATTGATCTCTTTGAGGCCGAgaagccgcggctgccgtaCGTCTAG
- a CDS encoding DNA topoisomerase 1A — protein sequence MLRRSVRALEKLVIVESPNKVIKVEGLLSDPKVIPDWSFNNSKLRAISTGAEKAIAMATTGHFMSLKELTWSPQSSSPASRVTAADFPSNGLLVSFSLEWELIPGRRIQDTVSHYIEEKADNLTEIIVATDPDREGELIAVHAQNLIRSMFPQLNVPFTRAYMHSITAEGIRRAMEERHETFDYNLANAAEARHAMDRIFGFLGSSVVRYANPQMRSIGRVQTPALILIKDREDKIKSYLDSHASTFEIQAVCYFTSKQNHRFSQVVKVTPAHKGGAAPVDWSDEATVKQRCEQWALSSATHFSVSPGAKPQETVTPPPKPFTMATLIARANRQLHYSSDMVSLCLQDLFQMGYITYPRTDSTRIDESILPSIYAAVRREHGKRLLQEQDGPPKSGSRRSTAQKEAADANVEDAHEAIRPTNIDTTVEELGAVSAPMKHIYDLVRRNTMAVHMIPMKTERIVVLVACKAANGEEVEFELQGKHVVEPGWSAAFRGSKGTATPVTETDQDMEAVEDGGVVVPSISDDEFKAIMDFAAQRGGGTGVKKGSMQLESAQVAENRPSPPLPFSEGGLIEQLKNNGVGRPSTYPMIVKTLLARNYITVKKGRCETTPVGRMLVDTSRATFPSIVDIGFTSAFEKKLDRIAKPGSAKEWALSPNVSDADYVLSSFISNFLNYVTEATKAHRVAITTRSLALQQEKRVASNTPMSPTDFQANLVKETKRVLTQVPDLVDNMKSYRTFTALQNSLNDYLRRNFPPSAAAVAPASSSGTARSYGSSSSSVKKKESHGAACKVDKKTPRRFRAKPKKPKK from the coding sequence ATgttgcgccgcagcgtgcgtgcgttggaGAAGTTGGTGATTGTCGAGTCACCCAACAAGGTCATAAAGGTGGAGGGGCTCCTGAGCGACCCAAAGGTAATACCGGACTGGTCGTTCAACAATAGCAAGCTCCGTGCTATCAGTACTGGCGCGGAGAAAGCGATTGCTATGGCCACGACAGGGCACTTCATGTCTCTGAAGGAGCTGACGTGGTCTCCGCAGTCGTCCAGCCCCGCTTCGAGAGTCACAGCCGCGGACTTCCCTTCCAACGGCCTTCTCGTCAGCTTCTCGCTTGAGTGGGAGCTGATCCCTGGGCGGCGCATCCAGGACACGGTATCGCACTACAtcgaggagaaggcggatAACCTGACGGAGATTATCGTCGCGACCGATCCCGATCGTGAGGGAGAGCTGATCGCGGTGCACGCGCAGAACCTGATTCGAAGCATGTTCCCACAGCTCAACGTCCCTTTCACGCGCGCGTACATGcacagcatcaccgccgagGGAATCCGCCGCGCCATGGAGGAGCGGCACGAGACGTTTGACTACAACCTCGCCAacgctgcagaggcgcggCACGCAATGGACCGCATCTTTGGCTTTCTTGGGAGCTCGGTGGTACGCTACGCCAACCCGCAGATGCGCTCCATCGGGCGAGTGCAAACACCAGCGCTCATCCTGATAAAGGACCGGGAGGACAAGATCAAGTCATACCTCGACTCTCACGCCTCCACGTTCGAGATTCAGGCAGTGTGCTATTTCACCTCCAAGCAGAACCACCGCTTCTCCCAGGTGGTGAAGgtgacgccggcgcacaagggcggcgccgcgccggtgGACTGGAGCGACGAGGCGACTGTCAAGCAGCGGTGCGAGCAGTGGGCGCTGAGCTCGGCCACCCACTTTAGCGTCTCGCCCGGCGCAAAGCCGCAGGAGACCGTGACGCCCCCACCGAAGCCGTTTACGATGGCCACGCTCATCGCCAGGGCGAACCGGCAGCTGCACTACTCCAGCGATATGGTCAGCTTATGCCTACAGGACCTGTTCCAGATGGGCTACATCACCTACCCGCGCACGGACAGCACCCGCATCGACGAGTCGATTCTGCCCTCCATCTACGCGGCCGTGCGCAGAGAGCACGGTAAGCGCCTTCTGCAGGAGCAGGATGGTCCGCCCAAGTCAGGCTCGCGTCGCTCAACTGCACAGAAGGAAGCGGCGGACGCCAACGTTGAGGACGCGCATGAAGCGATCCGGCCCACCAACATTGACACTACCGTCGAGGAGCTTGGTGCTGTATCCGCGCCGATGAAGCACATTTACGACCTGGTGCGCCGCAACACGATGGCGGTTCACATGATCCCGATGAAGACGGAGCGGAttgtggtgctggtggcgtgCAAGGCTGCcaacggcgaggaggtggagttTGAGCTGCAGGGCAAGCACGTCGTGGAGCCGGGCTGGTCAGCTGCCTTCCGCGGTAGCAAAGGCACAGCGACGCCAGTGACAGAGACAGATCAGGATATGGAGGCAGTagaagacggcggcgtcgttgtGCCGAGCATCTCCGACGACGAGTTCAAGGCGATCATGGACTTTGCTGCCcagcgcggaggcggaaCAGGAGTCAAGAAAGGCAGCATGCAGCTGGAGTCGGCGCAAGTCGCGGAGAACCGACCAagcccaccgctgccgttctCGGAGGGTGGTTTGATCGAGCAGCTCAAGAACAACGGCGTGGGGCGGCCGAGCACGTACCCGATGATCGTTAAGACGCTACTCGCACGCAACTACATCACAGTCAAGAAGGGACGGTGCGAGACCACCCCGGTAGGGCGCATGCTGGTGGACACCTCCCGAGCCACGTTCCCCTCCATCGTCGACATCGGCTTCACCTCCGCGTTTGAGAAAAAGCTTGACCGCATCGCAAAGCCGGGTAGCGCGAAAGAGTGGGCGCTGTCGCCGAACGTGTCGGACGCGGACTACGTGCTCTCATCTTTTATCTCCAACTTCTTGAACTACGTGACAGAAGCGACCAAGGCACACCGAGTCGCCATCACAACGCGCTCCTTGGCCTtgcagcaggagaagagagTGGCGAGCAACACGCCGATGTCGCCGACGGACTTCCAGGCGAACCTGGTGAAGGAGACGAAGCGGGTGTTGACGCAGGTGCCGGACCTAGTGGATAACATGAAGAGCTACCGCACTTTCACGGCCCTCCAGAACAGCCTGAACGACTACCTGCGGCGCAACTTCCCgccctcggcagcagcggtggcgcctgcTTCATCCTCGGGAACCGCTCGCAGctacggcagcagcagcagctccgtaAAGAAAAAGGAGTCACACGGGGCTGCTTGCAAGGTCGACAAAAAGACGCCCCGTCGCTTCCGCGCAAAGCCGAAGAAGCCGAAGAAGTAG
- a CDS encoding protein kinase, putative produces MPLCAPLGTHTAAFRAGGTPAQEHTSTGMQKGTEKTMSRDVDVESAFTALSPSAGEKEMVHGANAASGLYCFKDTLRIELPVISSEHCATFSSLADGTGGGSPETAIYRPSETAFSREIEECTPLSIEEDNARQSAVALLQAGILPKSAGGSSRRGTSRRLPSFIPTFSNLEPIEAVRKKSPVSLFTNIRRKNICSLSMEADRTRGGEPDGVIPCSGAFNRSSGSFELHPDLTTVIARGASSAPPSPEQQQRCGSTFTSPAPSQTASSMSLADGSEESGGSSDQGIEMDLVLRDASKIRGLRLAWLLYMLIVMVIVLFVLVLVQITYETSRMLTRSATEAVQAQAASLLNSVDMQQYALEKLFEVMYETKITGFSPDSITHIIVRDIICSSLYRAPIAFAMYDKAGELQWKTSCKWNDTVDMLAELPKTVLPGIAFMRIVDYGKLALAYRTFYASSGGVETYVVMTEKETLGRTLMNNDMADYSTATLQSVMTAFFLPRWNSTQLTMLFHTLTKEARSYTNTPTSPTAAALTAAFESLCHTDSPYVWHIVLMPVNASEIVKRSIRAADWPETKTHTIPTPRFEYKRTWGQLSKANLCGVKCMSAEGDKCTLDNPTNVWFLVDYTMAHLESIHTTVAIVGAVSVMAVVIFSVIMFLVYLSITVPVNYLRYQLMRAVGSNEMATPWQRKIVRWTYRLWLGDLTSIARSIYILGLCFRLNKKYVPDHVLRNHAKQLYMRRRKFNFLEEADLKEDTMLEHDTDSDNEAESPLVGVNTVLPPSDKRFLWHFSVTHDKDEADHAASENGVGARISDGATFAEVSPVYAPRPQLPTTSYEVVVPCGRAAPAPRGVGLPRDVPLNVKAYGELEDTVAMQEASTMAAATAMTTQSSNDIMSIRREYETTVLCIRIPSVELAYLINYSGAAHQHRRLMRVLLHRIRRHKGALFHCSGDCLGAVWNAFEGCPNHAECAAVCAQEIANAFAPYRSDGLYVGMVLHQGTLVCGTVEYSKTAFVTAFGDGPREALAVAELAAAVKTLNVLVTEPVKQALSGLYDCNIVDVIQLPNSAHPLLLFELSGSRTPERSLNDTHLQAPTQAEFSIDYARAFAQFRNHEFSKALQSIQKLRTHISSRNVHLLRRLERLCLFYSAQPAALPRPYHRAFPVWVNYEAIAQAGLRNDPHLTTSQTESLTAHNMSRGLVYQGVPVLRNDMDCIRDFKQELQANMRRLVSPQRTTRQSGSPTLDNAATPTQDSLHASLPMRSTPLPMPMSAGMLLEISGDLSESLSAAMPAKPRYVDPQENAAEMSLPPLRPTPVVTVAPPCFIAGPPLVAASAAAPMACEEGKGRNGPERTSPEVSSPHGMPFPSRHLAVTHSATNLPPVALAGTPDLVTASAALLQSAATHTDSINSSAQADGASCSIIQSAGLSFQETGGMRGFCVSNETLPATIKAKNGTTYLRSTRILGKGSFGCVYLGMDAHSGRLVAIKFLPLPSDESGMEMIEAEVLILQRVNDTHVVQLLSYAFEGDTIVIFMECMLAGSLQNMIAAFRTIPSSTARVFMRDVLRGLSKLHSMGVIHRDMKPQNVLLSFAGNCKISDFGASAWLQELARKESKGEVCGTPVYLAPEAARGSPEKESDIWSCGIMFLHMITGRLPYSPEQLALGAAALVYQIGSGIAQPNIPDDLDVLDAEFVRACLDKDPSKRTSAAGLLQLALFTV; encoded by the coding sequence ATGCCATTGTGCGCCCCCTTAGGCACACATACAGCCGCCTTTCGCGCTGGTGGTACCCCTGCGCAggagcacacaagcacaggaATGCAAAAAGGAACGGAGAAGACGATGTCCCGCGACGTGGATGTCGAGTCGGCCTTCACGGCGTTGTCGCCGAGCGCCGGCGAGAAAGAGATGGTGCACGGCGCAAACGCTGCTTCGGGCCTTTACTGCTTCAAGGACACTCTCCGCATTGAGCTCCCCGTCATTTCCAGCGAGCACTGCGCGACATTTTCGAGTCTAGCAGACGGCACTGGAGGCGGCTCTCCTGAAACGGCGATATACCGCCCCTCTGAGACCGCGTTTAGCCGCGAAATAGAGGAGTGCACGCCGCTCTCGATCGAGGAGGACAACGCACGTCAgtcggcagtggcgctgctgcaggctgGCATCTTGCCAAAGTCCGCCGGCGGCTCAAGCAGGCGAGGGACCAGTAGAAGACTTCCATCGTTCATTCCAACCTTCAGCAACCTCGAGCCCatcgaggcggtgcgcaagAAGTCGCCTGTAAGCCTTTTCACGAACATCAGGCGCAAGAATATATGCAGCTTGTCGATGGAGGCTGACCGCACCAGAGGCGGGGAGCCAGACGGCGTGATCCCATGCTCGGGGGCGTTCAACCGCAGTAGCGGAAGCTTCGAGTTGCACCCCGACCTGACAACTGTGATTGCGCGGGGTGCCTCTAGCGCTCCGCCCTcgccggagcagcagcagcggtgcggctcTACCTTCACCTCCCCGGCCCCCTCACAAACGGCGTCATCGATGTCGCTCGCTGATGGGTCGGAggaaagcggcggcagctctgACCAAGGCATCGAGATGGACCTCGTGCTCCGAGATGCCTCCAAGATTCGTGGTCTGCGACTGGCATGGCTTCTGTACATGTTGATTGTGATGGTCATCGTCCTCTTCGTGCTGGTGCTAGTGCAGATCACCTACGAAACAAGCCGCATGCTGACGCGATCTGCCACGGAGGCGGTACAGGCCCAGGCGGCATCCTTGCTCAACAGCGTGGACATGCAGCAGTACGCTCTGGAGAAGCTTTTCGAGGTGATGTACGAAACGAAAATCACGGGTTTCTCCCCTGACTCTATCACCCACATCATTGTGCGGGACATCATCTGCTCCAGCCTCTACCGTGCCCCCATCGCGTTCGCCATGTACGACAAGGCCGGCGAGCTGCAGTGGAAGACATCTTGCAAGTGGAACGACACCGTTGACATGCTGGCCGAGCTCCCCAAAACGGTATTGCCGGGCATCGCTTTTATGCGCATCGTCGACTACGGCAAGTTGGCGCTCGCCTACCGCACCTTctacgccagcagcggcggtgttgaGACCTATGTAGTCATGACAGAGAAGGAAACACTGGGCCGCACCCTCATGAACAACGACATGGCCGACtacagcaccgccaccctgCAGTCCGTCATGACAGCTTTCTTTCTTCCGCGATGGAACTCGACGCAACTAACGATGCTCTTTCACACCCTAACGAAAGAGGCGCGCTCCTACACGAACACACCCACGTCgcccaccgcggcagcgctgacggCCGCCTTTGAGTCATTATGCCACACGGACTCACCGTATGTTTGGCACATCGTGCTGATGCCTGTGAACGCGTCGGAGATTGTGAAACGGTCCATCAGAGCTGCAGACTGGCCAGAGACCAAGACACACACCATCCCGACCCCCCGTTTCGAGTACAAGCGGACGTGGGGCCAGCTGTCGAAGGCGAATCTCTGTGGCGTGAAGTGCATGAGCGCTGAAGGCGACAAGTGCACCCTCGACAACCCGACAAACGTTTGGTTCCTCGTCGACTACACAATGGCCCATCTCGAGTCTATTCACACCACTGTGGCAATCGTGGGTGCGGTGAGCGtcatggcggtggtgatcTTTAGTGTTATCATGTTCCTCGTGTACCTCAGCATCACCGTACCGGTGAACTACCTCCGTTACCAGCTCATGCGAGCCGTCGGGTCAAACGAGATGGCAACGCCGTGGCAGCGAAAGATTGTGCGCTGGACGTATCGCCTGTGGCTCGGCGACCTCACGTCGATTGCGCGGTCGATTTACATTCTGGGTCTGTGCTTCCGCCTTAACAAGAAGTACGTGCCGGACCATGTCTTGCGCAACCACGCGAAGCAGCTCTACATGCGGCGCCGCAAATTCAACTTTCTGGAAGAGGCGGACTTAAAGGAAGACACAATGCTGGAACACGACACGGACTCCGACAACGAGGCAGAGTCGCCGCTTGTTGGTGTGAACACCGTCCTACCACCCTCCGACAAGCGCTTTCTCTGGCACTTCTCTGTGACGCACGACAAGGATGAAGCGGATCACGCAGCGTCCGAAAACGGGGTGGGGGCGAGGATCTCTGACGGTGCGACTTTCGCAGAGGTCTCGCCCGTTTACGCGCCGCGACCGCAGCTGCCCACCACCTCAtacgaggtggtggtgccctGCGGAAgagcggcaccagcgccgcgtgGGGTTGGATTGCCGCGTGACGTCCCTCTCAACGTGAAGGCCTACGGCGAGCTGGAGGACACGGTGGCGATGCAGGAGGCGTCCACGatggctgccgccaccgccatgaCCACTcagagcagcaacgacaTCATGAGCATTCGCCGCGAGTACGAGACCACTGTTTTGTGCATCCGCATCCCGAGTGTCGAGCTGGCCTACCTGATCAACTATTCCGGAGCAGctcaccagcaccgccgcctcatGCGAGTCCTGTTGCACCGCATTCGGCGGCACAAGGGAGCGTTGTTTCACTGCTCCGGTGACTGCCTGGGCGCCGTATGGAACGCATTTGAAGGCTGCCCGAACCATGCGGAGTGTGCGGCAGTGTGCGCGCAGGAGATTGCCAACGCCTTTGCACCATACCGGAGCGACGGCCTGTATGTCGGCATGGTGCTGCACCAGGGCACACTCGTGTGTGGCACGGTCGAGTACTCGAAGACGGCCTTCGTGACAGCGTTCGGCGACGGTCCGCGTGAGGCGCTAGCTGTGGCAGAgctggctgctgccgtcaAAACCCTCAACGTTCTCGTCACTGAGCCGGTCAAGCAGGCGCTCTCGGGCTTGTACGACTGCAACATCGTCGACGTCATCCAGCTCCCCAATTCGGCccacccgctgctgctcttcgagctgagcggcagccgcacgccAGAGAGATCACTGAACGATACGCACCTGCAGGCACCCACACAGGCGGAGTTTTCTATAGACTacgcgcgcgcctttgcCCAGTTCCGCAACCACGAGTTCAgcaaggcgctgcagagcatTCAGAAACTCCGCACGCACATCAGCAGTCGCAACGTGCATCTGCTGCGTCGGCTGGAGCGCTTGTGTCTCTTCTACTCCGCCCAGCCCGCCGCTCTCCCGCGTCCCTACCACCGCGCCTTCCCGGTGTGGGTCAACTACGAGGCCATCGCGCAGGCAGGGCTGCGCAACGACCCGCATTTGACGACTTCGCAGACTGAAAGCTTGACGGCCCACAATATGAGCAGAGGTCTAGTGTACCAGGgagtgccggtgctgcgcaacGACATGGACTGCATCCGCGACTTcaagcaggagctgcaggcaaACATGCGCCGACTAGTGTCGCCGCAACGGACGACGCGCCAAAGCGGCTCTCCCACCTTAGACAACGCTGCCACCCCCACACAAGACAGCCTACACGCCTCCCTGCCAATGCGGTCCACGCCATTGCCGATGCCTATGAGTGCCGGGATGTTGTTGGAGATCAGCGGAGACCTCTCCGAGTCACTGTCGGCAGCCATGCCAGCGAAGCCCCGCTACGTCGACCCTCAAGAAAATGCTGCAGAGATGAGCCTCCCACCTCTACGGCCGACACCGGTGGTaacggtggcgccgccttGTTTCATCGCAGGGCCACCGTTGGTggctgcgtcggcagcggcaccgatgGCATGCGAGGAAGGCAAGGGCCGCAATGGACCGGAGCGGACGAGCCCTGAGGTGTCGTCTCCACACGGCATGCCCTTTCCGTCGAGGCACCTGGCGGTGACGCACAGCGCCACAAATCTCCCGCCTGTGGCGTTGGCGGGCACCCCCGACCTCGtcaccgcctctgctgccctgctgcagagcgccgccacgcacaccgacTCCATCAACAGCTCCGCGCAAGCAGACGGCGCGAGCTGCTCTATCATTCAATCCGCTGGCCTCTCCTTTCAGGAGACGGGCGGTATGCGCGGCTTCTGCGTAAGCAACGAAACACTGCCGGCGACGATCAAGGCCAAGAACGGGACGACGTACCTGCGAAGTACACGTATCCTGGGCAAGGGCTCCTTTGGCTGCGTGTACCTTGGAATGGATGCCCACTCAGGGCGGCTAGTCGCCATCAAAttcctgccgctgccgagtgACGAGTCGGGGATGGAGATGATagaggcggaggtgctcaTACTGCAGCGGGTCAACGACACGcacgtggtgcagctgctctccTACGCGTTTGAGGGAGACACCATTGTGATTTTCATGGAGTGTATGTTGGCAGGGTCGCTGCAGAACATGATCGCCGCCTTTCGCACCATCCCCAGCTCCACCGCTCGTGTCTTCATGCGCGACGTCCTGCGTGGACTGAGCAAGCTGCACTCAATGGGCGTCATCCATCGCGACATGAAGCCGCAGAATGTGCTGCTCAGTTTTGCAGGCAACTGCAAGATTTCCGACTTTGGCGCCTCCGCGtggctgcaggagctggcgcgcaaAGAGTCGAAGGGAGAGGTGTGTGGCACCCCCGTCTACCTCGCCCCAGAggcagcgcgcggcagcccggagaaggagagcgacATTTGGAGCTGCGGCATCATGTTCTTGCACATGATCACTGGCCGGCTGCCGTACTCGCCCGAGCAGCTTGCCTtgggtgccgccgcgcttgtGTACCAGATCGGTAGCGGCATCGCGCAGCCGAATATACCCGACGATCTCGACGTGCTGGATGCGGAGTTTGTGCGCGCCTGCCTGGACAAGGACCCTAGCAAGCGCACCTCCGCTGCGGGCCTTCTGCAATTGGCTCTCTTCACCGTATAA